A genome region from Fervidobacterium changbaicum includes the following:
- a CDS encoding CD0519/CD1768 family membrane protein, with amino-acid sequence MQKKLIFSLESFIFLAIVLIFLWGFIAVMGSANFFKTLMATAHDLLLNTVFFIMAVAVLTGAFAGLLYEFGIVHWVHLLLDKLMRPLYGLPGVAAMGIISTYFSDNPAIIALAKDKAFISHFEKWQEPLLCNLGTSFGMGMIVSTFFIAQGGKTGMNLLPAVVVGNIATIIGSIVSVRLFSFWTKRRLGSVHKDVDKSVPHLRDVREGNAFERLLEAMLDGGKTGVDIGLGIIPGVLVISTLVMMLTFGPKNPAVGYQGLPYEGIALFDKLGKLLYWPIKALFGFDSPQLIAFPITCLGSTGAALALVPKFLEHGLLKPSDVAVFTAVGMTWSGYLSTHVGMMDALGYRYLTSKAIVSHTIGGIVAGFSANILYRFFI; translated from the coding sequence GTGCAGAAGAAGCTTATCTTTTCATTGGAAAGCTTTATTTTCTTGGCCATTGTACTCATATTCCTCTGGGGCTTTATCGCTGTTATGGGTAGTGCGAACTTTTTCAAAACACTCATGGCAACCGCGCACGACCTGCTGCTCAACACGGTCTTTTTCATCATGGCCGTTGCCGTTCTGACAGGTGCTTTTGCTGGATTGTTATATGAATTTGGTATAGTGCATTGGGTTCACCTGCTACTCGACAAACTGATGCGCCCTCTGTATGGTCTTCCCGGCGTCGCAGCGATGGGAATAATATCGACTTACTTTTCGGATAACCCTGCAATAATTGCTCTTGCGAAAGATAAAGCGTTCATTTCACATTTTGAAAAATGGCAGGAACCGTTGCTGTGCAACCTAGGAACATCATTTGGAATGGGTATGATAGTTTCAACATTTTTCATCGCACAAGGTGGTAAGACTGGCATGAATTTACTCCCAGCGGTTGTAGTAGGAAATATAGCTACAATCATTGGTAGCATTGTGAGTGTTAGGTTATTTTCTTTCTGGACTAAGAGACGTTTGGGAAGTGTTCATAAAGATGTTGACAAGAGTGTTCCGCACCTTAGGGACGTACGCGAAGGTAACGCGTTTGAAAGGTTACTTGAAGCCATGCTTGATGGCGGTAAGACAGGTGTTGACATAGGCCTTGGCATAATCCCAGGTGTGCTTGTCATAAGCACACTGGTCATGATGCTCACATTCGGTCCAAAGAATCCGGCAGTTGGCTATCAAGGTTTACCTTACGAGGGTATTGCACTTTTTGACAAACTTGGTAAGTTACTATACTGGCCGATTAAGGCTCTCTTTGGATTTGATAGTCCACAGCTTATCGCATTCCCCATCACTTGCCTTGGTTCAACAGGTGCAGCACTCGCACTAGTTCCAAAATTCTTAGAACACGGATTACTCAAACCGAGCGACGTAGCTGTCTTCACAGCTGTGGGAATGACTTGGAGCGGATATCTTAGCACACATGTAGGCATGATGGATGCATTAGGATACCGGTACCTCACAAGTAAAGCAATTGTATCGCACACAATTGGTGGAATAGTTGCTGGATTTTCAGCAAATATTTTGTACAGGTTTTTCATCTAA
- a CDS encoding MBL fold metallo-hydrolase encodes MNLTKLSVSSIEILKTSGEFETNTYKFKLDDIIHVIDPGFGIGEFLGEEERVDVIITHGHYDHISGLPEIEFEKVYVSPEDSIALTDPTSNLSVFFTEPFAFEVEWYNIDEYFQTVLAPGHTPGSRIVIFDGVIFTGDVVFSNSIGRVDLYVDKSEQAAMRKQMTATIKRLRDLFKSFPEEWYICPGHGELVTIKRLFELNPFFK; translated from the coding sequence ATGAACCTTACAAAACTCAGCGTTTCATCAATCGAAATCTTAAAGACATCTGGGGAATTCGAGACCAACACTTACAAATTCAAATTAGACGATATAATTCATGTTATTGACCCGGGTTTTGGAATTGGTGAGTTCCTCGGAGAAGAAGAAAGGGTAGATGTTATCATTACGCATGGTCACTACGATCACATAAGTGGACTTCCCGAAATCGAATTTGAAAAGGTGTACGTTTCGCCTGAGGATAGTATCGCACTCACGGATCCAACATCAAACCTTTCAGTGTTTTTTACAGAACCTTTCGCTTTTGAAGTAGAGTGGTATAATATAGACGAATATTTTCAAACTGTGTTGGCACCAGGGCACACACCGGGGTCAAGGATAGTAATCTTCGATGGAGTCATCTTTACAGGTGATGTGGTCTTTTCAAATTCCATCGGTAGAGTGGATCTCTATGTAGATAAATCGGAACAAGCTGCAATGAGAAAGCAAATGACAGCAACAATAAAAAGGTTGAGAGACCTTTTCAAATCTTTCCCCGAAGAGTGGTATATATGCCCAGGACACGGTGAGCTCGTTACAATTAAGAGATTGTTTGAACTAAACCCGTTTTTCAAGTGA
- a CDS encoding ribonuclease: MPKNSRSTDIYDQSYLERLKSLEIKRKVIVDILKNYKNIDRAKVEVLINNFEHPDSQGLRKINPIIFSFLLDSLFNIQENIEIKIAEFEKNRISRYVLFEILFWAKPSAYPFPNERIENYKAFISKKRLKLKEIKLENFLQLYAIESVESETFLKDVKEAIFKVNPENLEEYLWVKDFVEYLSPIEKSEIKKKVHPYVWKVLSSKEQNIPVIIDGNNVLLAPELRGPDKIDSLLEHISRLAPTYFPFYLVFDANAKYKFRTNYFNYKRTYYHSPADELILGLAKEVKGVVCSKDKFKDYNTDIKNIWYDLKF; the protein is encoded by the coding sequence TTGCCAAAAAACTCAAGAAGTACGGATATATACGACCAGTCTTACTTGGAACGACTAAAGAGCCTAGAGATTAAGCGAAAGGTTATTGTAGATATTTTGAAAAACTATAAAAATATCGATAGGGCTAAAGTAGAAGTGCTAATCAACAATTTTGAACATCCCGATAGTCAAGGATTGAGAAAAATCAATCCTATTATTTTTTCATTTCTGCTTGATAGCCTTTTTAATATTCAAGAGAATATTGAGATAAAAATAGCGGAGTTTGAAAAAAATAGGATATCGCGGTATGTACTTTTCGAAATTCTATTTTGGGCAAAGCCTTCTGCATATCCTTTTCCAAACGAACGAATAGAGAACTACAAGGCATTCATTTCGAAAAAGCGTCTAAAACTAAAAGAGATAAAACTAGAGAACTTTCTTCAACTTTACGCCATCGAAAGTGTTGAAAGCGAAACTTTCTTGAAGGATGTTAAGGAGGCCATTTTCAAAGTTAATCCGGAAAATTTGGAAGAATACCTTTGGGTTAAAGATTTTGTTGAATACCTAAGCCCAATAGAAAAGAGTGAAATAAAGAAGAAGGTCCATCCTTACGTGTGGAAGGTTTTGAGCTCGAAGGAGCAGAATATCCCCGTTATAATAGATGGAAATAACGTTCTTCTTGCACCTGAATTGAGAGGACCTGACAAGATCGATTCACTTCTGGAGCACATTTCAAGATTGGCTCCCACCTATTTCCCGTTCTATCTGGTCTTCGATGCTAACGCAAAATATAAATTTCGAACGAATTATTTCAATTACAAACGCACCTACTATCACTCACCTGCCGATGAACTGATACTGGGCCTTGCAAAAGAGGTAAAAGGTGTTGTCTGCTCAAAAGATAAATTTAAGGATTACAATACGGATATCAAAAACATATGGTATGACTTGAAGTTCTGA
- a CDS encoding Maf family protein encodes MIVLGSSSPRRVHLMSLLNLPFEVVKPDVDEHLPENRVYDPASVVIHLAELKGRNVLEKLVVRSQMNELALDQVDAIIAADTIVWLEGEVLGKPLNEKDAWRMLRKLSGNWHKVFTGVYVKISNEEIKFFEETEVKFRNLSDSEISYYISTGEPLDKAGAYGIQGLGGVFVEKIVGDYTNVVGLPMPKLWQVLFDRGVIEKYATRKWSEGKIT; translated from the coding sequence TTGATAGTACTCGGTAGTTCCTCGCCAAGGAGAGTTCACTTAATGTCTTTACTCAATTTGCCTTTCGAGGTAGTCAAACCTGATGTTGACGAACATCTCCCTGAGAACAGAGTTTACGATCCTGCCTCGGTAGTTATACACCTTGCGGAACTGAAAGGAAGAAATGTTCTTGAGAAATTAGTAGTAAGAAGCCAAATGAATGAATTAGCTCTTGACCAAGTCGATGCAATTATCGCAGCCGATACGATTGTCTGGTTAGAGGGAGAGGTACTCGGCAAACCTCTAAATGAAAAAGATGCATGGAGGATGCTCAGAAAACTTTCTGGAAATTGGCACAAGGTTTTCACGGGAGTGTATGTTAAAATATCCAATGAAGAGATAAAATTCTTCGAAGAAACAGAAGTCAAGTTCAGAAATTTGAGCGACTCAGAAATTTCGTACTATATTTCTACAGGTGAACCGTTAGACAAAGCTGGTGCATATGGTATACAAGGACTCGGTGGTGTTTTTGTAGAAAAAATCGTGGGGGATTATACAAACGTTGTGGGATTACCTATGCCAAAGCTGTGGCAGGTACTATTTGATAGGGGGGTCATAGAGAAATATGCCACTCGAAAATGGTCCGAGGGAAAGATTACTTAA
- the radC gene encoding RadC family protein, with protein sequence MPLENGPRERLLKEGPQSLGTEELIAILLRTGTKNKNVLTVAKEIYERHGKSLYKLSRATIQDLKKVKGLGMVKIVTLLAALEIAKRLVKEEIRNTEKSLSSPEHVFQYCLDMQNLPQEVVRVIFLDSKLKIIGSSDISKGTLTTSIVHPRDVFREAILRNAHGVIIVHNHPSGDPTPSEDDVEITKRIIEAGKLLGITVHDHVVIGNTYYSIMQRLRQ encoded by the coding sequence ATGCCACTCGAAAATGGTCCGAGGGAAAGATTACTTAAGGAAGGCCCGCAGTCTCTTGGTACTGAAGAACTAATTGCGATACTTTTGCGAACAGGAACGAAAAACAAGAACGTCTTAACAGTTGCGAAAGAAATATATGAACGGCACGGAAAGAGTTTGTACAAATTATCAAGGGCAACGATACAAGACTTAAAAAAAGTAAAAGGTCTTGGAATGGTCAAAATAGTAACACTGCTTGCGGCATTGGAGATAGCGAAGAGATTAGTAAAAGAAGAAATAAGAAATACGGAGAAATCACTAAGTTCACCTGAGCACGTTTTTCAATACTGCTTGGATATGCAGAATTTGCCACAAGAAGTTGTGAGGGTTATATTCCTTGACTCAAAACTAAAAATCATCGGCTCTTCAGATATCTCGAAAGGCACATTGACGACGTCTATAGTTCATCCGCGAGATGTCTTTAGAGAAGCCATTTTAAGAAATGCACACGGCGTAATCATTGTTCACAATCATCCATCAGGTGACCCAACGCCAAGTGAAGACGATGTAGAAATCACAAAGCGTATCATTGAAGCTGGAAAACTTCTGGGGATAACGGTCCATGACCATGTTGTAATAGGAAATACCTACTACAGTATCATGCAACGCTTAAGACAATAA